The Rhodothermales bacterium genome has a segment encoding these proteins:
- a CDS encoding sodium/proline symporter, which produces MTTLYLVLAAYFAVLFGIGIAARTRIKGMEDYLVGGKRLGYWVVAFSARATGESAWLLLGLTGLGAMVGLSGLWVVLGEVLGVAGAWLLMARPFKQLTDRYESITVPDFLVSHFDDGSPRAGRLTRRIRLCAAVVLTVFVTIYVSAQIDATGKAFEDFLSWNYYTGILTGFAIVVLYTFFGGFVAVAWSDLFQGSLMAIGLVLVPVAAWLAVPEGGSVLGTLASVDPGLVSLWGPGGPSLDSALLIVSYLAIGLGFLGSPQVFVRFMSLGSVDALRQGRWVAIFYTLITDTGAVLTGVLGRYLLVGPEDDVEGILGGAAEGVLPAIVEYLFPAIIVGIFVAAVLSAIMSTIDSLLVVASSAITRDYTQQLRGRVLEPAAMTRLSRTATLGMALGALAIALLVSVLSPDRTVFWFVIFGWSGIASTFCPVIILTLSWRGYRAEGVLASMVVGFLSIPFFKFAVPAFGAAGESFALMGEMAPSFATAMLAGVIASRIAARRD; this is translated from the coding sequence TTGACCACTCTCTACCTGGTACTGGCCGCGTACTTCGCGGTGCTCTTCGGAATCGGGATTGCTGCACGCACCCGCATCAAGGGCATGGAGGACTATCTGGTGGGAGGCAAACGCCTCGGCTACTGGGTGGTGGCCTTCTCCGCCCGGGCCACCGGAGAGTCCGCGTGGCTGCTGCTGGGCCTGACCGGACTTGGGGCCATGGTTGGCCTGAGCGGACTGTGGGTCGTCCTGGGTGAGGTGCTCGGGGTTGCCGGGGCCTGGCTGCTCATGGCTCGGCCGTTCAAGCAGCTCACCGACCGGTACGAGTCCATTACCGTACCCGACTTCCTGGTGAGTCACTTCGACGACGGCAGTCCCCGTGCCGGCAGACTGACCAGACGGATTCGACTTTGTGCAGCCGTGGTATTGACGGTTTTCGTCACGATCTACGTTTCGGCGCAGATCGACGCGACCGGAAAGGCCTTCGAGGACTTCCTCTCGTGGAACTACTACACCGGCATACTGACCGGGTTTGCCATCGTCGTGCTGTACACGTTTTTCGGGGGCTTCGTGGCGGTGGCGTGGTCGGACCTCTTCCAGGGCAGCCTCATGGCCATCGGTCTGGTCCTGGTACCGGTTGCCGCCTGGCTGGCCGTGCCCGAAGGCGGCTCCGTGCTGGGCACGCTGGCGTCGGTGGATCCCGGCCTGGTATCGCTCTGGGGTCCGGGAGGCCCCTCGCTGGACAGTGCGCTCCTGATTGTCAGCTATCTGGCGATCGGGCTCGGTTTTCTCGGTTCGCCTCAGGTTTTCGTGCGGTTTATGTCGCTCGGATCTGTGGACGCCCTCCGGCAGGGTAGATGGGTAGCCATCTTCTACACGCTGATCACCGATACGGGGGCCGTTCTTACCGGCGTTCTGGGCCGCTACCTGCTCGTGGGTCCCGAGGACGATGTGGAGGGCATCCTCGGTGGAGCGGCCGAGGGGGTGCTGCCAGCGATCGTGGAGTACCTCTTCCCGGCCATTATCGTCGGCATTTTTGTGGCGGCCGTGCTCTCGGCGATTATGTCCACGATCGATTCGCTGCTCGTCGTGGCATCCAGCGCTATCACGCGTGACTACACGCAGCAGCTACGAGGCCGCGTGCTGGAGCCTGCGGCCATGACCCGCCTTTCCCGCACCGCCACGCTGGGCATGGCGCTGGGCGCCCTGGCCATCGCGCTCCTGGTATCCGTGCTCTCCCCGGACCGGACCGTGTTCTGGTTCGTGATTTTTGGGTGGTCCGGCATCGCCTCCACGTTTTGCCCGGTGATCATCCTGACGCTGTCGTGGCGGGGGTACCGGGCCGAAGGGGTGTTGGCGTCCATGGTGGTTGGCTTTCTCAGTATTCCGTTCTTCAAGTTTGCAGTCCCGGCTTTCGGTGCGGCGGGTGAATCTTTTGCGCTGATGGGCGAGATGGCTCCGTCCTTTGCCACCGCCATGCTGGCCGGCGTCATCGCCTCCCGCATCGCCGCACGGCGCGATTAA
- a CDS encoding glycosyltransferase gives MQTPSQRPETSARLTVVMHTYERPTFLQRDIRAGRWQGVPLLISDDASSAAVQEQLRDLTAHPGVSMVARPENGGPAQAAAFGVSRLDSPLFALCGDDDYLMGFPEFAREASTLLEDPGVLMVAMPQLHLVVDEVVQGVQYDRQSLDGMTGQQLLRELVFGGEMKALQAGTALRRHDALPHFASSLFRTSEDFVLICRMCASNPGGVIRTARRGGYYRRKHAASLSHGSNMDSGRLVVNLVAQLVGARLLQQVEDLDEPTVLGLLRQRAQVLQTAYGGGLEAMGVLESLLSGHQPDPTSQEGREAFDFLLTNQDRLPLEAATLRQRLAGVRTSTLSTTDAVQAANSLLQAGDVQGAAAALRKTSEQDVADPAAYYAIQAQIAWSCEAYGSAVKSLCRGLVHNPTHAECLHLLAQVALAVGEEAAADRLRNRLIASIGPEEARRSGLEPSPNVDDLRVAFIVSEGLDQFLTDVIRELVPHVDARKFVVSKPSEIQAAADWADVCWFEWCNDPLVWASRQDLLRNKATICRLHRYETFTEMPMQVHWENVDALTVVAEHLIDLLQARIPGLEKRTLIRHIPNGVDLERFAFKEREAGFEIALIGYLHGRKNPQMALEIMRKLVDRDSRYRLHVAGKFQDPALKLFWNHKIERLGLTDHVVMHGWISDVAGFLEDKQYVLSASLHESFGYTIAEGMAQGIKPVVHHFPFAAQMWPEEVLFDTVDDAVSMITESRYDSTAYRQFVQDQYSLDSQIRQIRALIEAVRPDREVMELAMTAIDRVSPRLINAQVDGRCPGCRANLSFQQQTIAGQPVGRMRCNACATTVHVPADTYLQALSRYERSARLSPKDATAEIRNLSRNWHRHPLWEELLSVGGVNLAECMEWEIVPEFTQAFLNASEVQS, from the coding sequence ATGCAAACGCCCTCCCAGAGACCAGAGACATCGGCACGCCTCACGGTGGTCATGCACACGTATGAACGTCCCACGTTCCTGCAGCGGGATATCCGCGCCGGACGCTGGCAAGGCGTGCCACTGTTGATCTCCGACGATGCGTCTTCGGCCGCAGTGCAGGAGCAGCTTCGCGACCTGACGGCGCACCCCGGCGTCAGCATGGTGGCCCGTCCCGAAAACGGAGGCCCGGCCCAGGCCGCGGCATTCGGTGTCAGTCGACTCGACTCGCCGCTCTTCGCGCTTTGCGGTGATGACGACTACCTGATGGGCTTTCCGGAATTCGCTCGGGAGGCGAGCACGCTTCTCGAGGACCCCGGCGTGCTCATGGTGGCCATGCCGCAGTTGCACCTGGTTGTTGACGAGGTGGTTCAGGGTGTGCAGTATGACCGCCAGAGCCTGGATGGCATGACCGGACAACAGCTACTCAGAGAGCTGGTGTTCGGTGGGGAGATGAAGGCGCTTCAGGCGGGCACGGCCCTTAGACGGCACGATGCCCTGCCCCACTTCGCCAGTTCGCTCTTCAGAACCTCGGAAGACTTTGTTCTGATCTGCCGGATGTGCGCCTCGAACCCGGGCGGCGTGATCCGGACAGCCCGCCGCGGTGGCTACTACCGAAGAAAGCACGCCGCCTCGCTGTCTCACGGGTCCAACATGGACTCCGGAAGACTGGTCGTCAACCTGGTCGCGCAACTAGTCGGTGCGAGGCTGCTGCAACAGGTCGAAGATCTGGACGAGCCGACCGTGCTCGGCTTGCTGAGGCAGCGGGCCCAGGTGCTTCAGACCGCCTACGGAGGTGGCCTGGAAGCCATGGGCGTGCTGGAGTCGCTCCTTTCAGGCCATCAGCCCGATCCCACGAGCCAGGAAGGCCGGGAGGCCTTCGACTTCCTGCTGACCAACCAGGACCGCCTCCCCCTCGAAGCCGCGACACTCAGGCAGCGCCTTGCCGGGGTTCGAACTTCCACACTTTCAACCACGGACGCGGTACAGGCGGCGAATTCGCTCCTGCAGGCCGGGGACGTCCAGGGCGCGGCAGCCGCGCTGCGCAAGACAAGCGAGCAGGACGTGGCCGATCCCGCGGCCTATTACGCTATCCAGGCCCAGATTGCATGGTCATGTGAGGCCTATGGCTCTGCCGTCAAGTCCCTGTGCCGCGGTCTGGTGCACAATCCCACACACGCCGAGTGCCTCCACCTGCTTGCGCAAGTTGCCCTTGCCGTAGGAGAAGAGGCCGCAGCCGATCGCCTGCGCAACCGGCTCATCGCATCGATCGGACCTGAGGAGGCACGGAGGTCGGGGCTCGAGCCTTCCCCGAATGTCGACGACTTGCGCGTCGCGTTCATCGTTTCGGAAGGACTCGATCAGTTCCTCACCGACGTCATTCGCGAGCTCGTCCCGCATGTTGACGCCCGGAAATTTGTCGTCAGCAAGCCCTCCGAAATCCAGGCCGCAGCCGACTGGGCGGATGTGTGCTGGTTCGAATGGTGCAACGACCCACTTGTATGGGCCTCCCGTCAGGACTTGCTGAGAAACAAGGCCACCATCTGCAGGCTGCACCGGTACGAGACGTTTACCGAGATGCCCATGCAGGTTCACTGGGAGAACGTTGATGCCCTGACCGTGGTGGCCGAGCACCTGATTGACCTCCTTCAGGCGCGAATTCCCGGCCTGGAGAAGCGCACGCTCATTCGGCACATTCCGAATGGCGTGGACCTGGAACGCTTTGCATTCAAGGAGCGGGAAGCAGGCTTTGAGATCGCTCTGATCGGGTACCTGCACGGCAGGAAGAACCCGCAGATGGCGCTGGAGATCATGCGCAAGCTGGTTGACCGTGACAGCAGATATCGTCTGCACGTGGCGGGAAAATTCCAGGACCCGGCTCTCAAGCTGTTCTGGAATCACAAAATCGAGAGGCTCGGACTCACCGACCACGTCGTGATGCACGGGTGGATTTCGGATGTGGCAGGCTTCCTGGAGGACAAACAGTATGTGCTCTCCGCCAGCCTGCACGAGAGCTTCGGATACACGATCGCCGAGGGCATGGCCCAGGGCATCAAGCCCGTGGTTCACCACTTCCCTTTCGCGGCGCAAATGTGGCCGGAGGAGGTCCTTTTCGACACGGTGGACGATGCCGTATCCATGATCACAGAGTCGCGGTACGATTCGACAGCCTACCGACAGTTTGTCCAGGATCAGTACTCGCTTGACTCACAGATCCGGCAAATCCGAGCCCTGATCGAGGCCGTGCGGCCTGACCGGGAGGTGATGGAATTGGCGATGACCGCCATCGATCGTGTTTCGCCCCGGTTGATAAACGCCCAGGTTGACGGACGATGCCCGGGCTGCCGCGCCAACCTGTCGTTCCAGCAACAGACCATCGCCGGCCAGCCAGTTGGTCGCATGCGGTGCAACGCCTGCGCGACCACGGTGCACGTTCCTGCGGACACCTATCTGCAGGCCCTGAGCCGGTATGAGCGATCTGCCCGGCTGAGTCCGAAAGACGCCACTGCCGAAATCCGAAACCTGTCCAGGAATTGGCATCGCCATCCGCTTTGGGAAGAGCTCTTGTCGGTCGGCGGGGTCAATCTGGCAGAGTGCATGGAATGGGAAATCGTACCTGAGTTCACCCAGGCCTTTCTGAACGCGAGTGAGGTGCAGTCTTGA
- a CDS encoding fatty acid desaturase: MTRIRDWFRQRDIDWGITGFLLGYHLILLVALPLYLIFFTPSLALIVATLVLLSATLMSITMGYHRLYSHRTYDAHPIVEWVLLFFGTAAIQGSIIKWSFDHRLHHKHVDGDEDPYGIQHGFWYAHMLWLFEKQKPVKESIVKDLFAKPLLRSQHEHYGIWAIVVNVVITFGIGIAVGDILGAVVIAFLLRLFLGHHSTWFINSAAHMWGTKPYSTEHSAVNNFFISLITYGEGYHNYHHTFAGDYRNGVRWWQFDPSKLAIWLLSKVGLTSNLKRVNELTIKKRLVLADRNLMLEHLTETAQANLEALRARGHESLEHLMQNIESARLVGNENLERLQALREENIERMRAQIDEATATFNERVKEVKLAANAYRAAKAQASREEIARLRESFKAKRDELKADWNEWQVLTREVLSLEPAFA, from the coding sequence ATGACTCGCATCCGAGACTGGTTTCGCCAGCGCGACATTGACTGGGGCATCACCGGCTTTCTGCTGGGATACCACCTCATCCTGCTCGTCGCGCTCCCGCTGTACCTCATCTTCTTCACGCCATCGTTGGCCCTGATCGTTGCGACGCTGGTTCTGCTGTCGGCGACCCTGATGAGCATTACGATGGGTTACCACCGGCTGTATTCCCATCGCACGTATGATGCCCATCCGATTGTGGAATGGGTGCTGCTGTTCTTCGGTACAGCCGCCATTCAGGGAAGCATCATCAAGTGGTCATTCGATCACCGCCTGCATCACAAGCACGTGGACGGCGATGAGGATCCGTACGGCATTCAGCACGGATTCTGGTATGCCCACATGCTGTGGCTGTTTGAGAAACAGAAGCCGGTGAAGGAGTCCATCGTCAAGGACCTGTTTGCCAAGCCACTGCTGCGTTCCCAGCACGAGCACTACGGCATCTGGGCGATCGTGGTGAACGTTGTCATCACGTTCGGCATCGGCATCGCAGTCGGCGACATTTTGGGCGCCGTCGTGATTGCCTTCCTGCTGCGCCTGTTCCTGGGCCATCATTCCACATGGTTCATCAACTCGGCGGCACACATGTGGGGCACCAAGCCCTACTCGACGGAGCACAGCGCGGTGAACAACTTCTTTATCTCGCTGATCACCTACGGAGAGGGCTATCACAACTACCACCACACGTTCGCCGGCGACTACCGCAATGGTGTGCGCTGGTGGCAGTTCGACCCGTCGAAACTGGCCATCTGGCTGCTGTCCAAGGTGGGCCTTACCAGCAACCTCAAGCGGGTCAATGAGCTGACCATCAAGAAGCGGCTCGTGCTGGCGGACCGCAACCTGATGCTGGAGCACCTCACCGAGACGGCCCAGGCCAATCTGGAGGCGCTCAGGGCGCGCGGTCATGAGAGCCTCGAGCATCTGATGCAGAACATCGAAAGCGCGCGGCTGGTGGGGAACGAGAATCTCGAGCGTTTGCAGGCGCTCCGTGAGGAGAACATCGAGCGCATGCGTGCCCAGATCGACGAGGCCACGGCCACGTTCAACGAACGTGTGAAAGAGGTCAAACTGGCCGCCAACGCCTACCGCGCGGCCAAGGCCCAGGCCTCCCGCGAAGAGATTGCCCGGCTCCGGGAATCCTTCAAGGCCAAGCGCGACGAGCTGAAGGCCGACTGGAATGAATGGCAGGTGTTGACCCGGGAAGTGCTCTCTCTTGAGCCGGCCTTCGCCTGA
- a CDS encoding glycosyltransferase, whose product MKPEVLFFDFAYEEYLGIVEQAVHRGYGAIMNQPPMREALQARGVQSRAFSDFATKDDLLSASRYKEQVAHALAARIGEPGVADGFDSTRGNLLVSGGRDLVHRVLNMAENQAGLVRMMQRLLDNTQLGAVVMRSCLSAGQRTIATVAMKHGIPVIELSHGNPDHPDVSPPPVPWHYAALGARGAEFMRMRGLPDSRLHVTGGPHWDDLYLPAQRPSRAEARASLGLPAGQPLVLVTGSYATGQILTFAGHAQSLIRNNAMIARALGSACKDALLAMRPHPGESRQDPGRPPTSRELSSFQKWLAGFGIELAHLDYSYTTLAREKATLFRAADLVIVPDRVSTITTEAMILGVPVILLDNPGIAFTPFYGEADGVCLARNEQDLELAIRSILRDSDFRTSLETRAAQALPDLNHGDDGAASTRVVDLIEQLAA is encoded by the coding sequence TTGAAGCCTGAAGTTCTGTTTTTCGACTTTGCCTACGAAGAATATCTGGGGATCGTAGAGCAGGCGGTGCACCGTGGATACGGTGCGATCATGAACCAGCCGCCCATGCGTGAGGCCCTGCAAGCACGCGGCGTGCAGTCCCGCGCGTTCTCCGACTTCGCGACCAAGGACGACCTGCTCTCCGCCTCGCGATACAAGGAGCAGGTGGCACATGCCCTTGCAGCGCGGATTGGCGAGCCCGGCGTAGCCGACGGGTTTGATTCCACCCGCGGCAATCTGCTGGTCAGCGGAGGTCGGGATCTGGTCCATCGCGTGCTGAACATGGCAGAAAACCAGGCTGGCCTGGTGCGCATGATGCAGCGGCTGCTGGACAACACCCAACTCGGCGCGGTAGTCATGCGATCCTGCCTGAGCGCGGGCCAGAGGACCATAGCGACCGTGGCAATGAAGCACGGTATCCCCGTCATCGAATTGTCCCACGGCAATCCGGATCATCCGGACGTCAGTCCTCCGCCGGTGCCGTGGCACTACGCCGCGCTGGGGGCCCGAGGGGCCGAGTTCATGCGCATGAGGGGCCTACCCGACAGTCGCCTGCACGTTACGGGGGGTCCGCACTGGGACGACCTGTACCTCCCGGCCCAGCGTCCTTCCCGGGCCGAGGCTCGGGCTTCCCTGGGCCTTCCCGCGGGGCAGCCTCTGGTCCTTGTCACTGGATCCTACGCAACCGGACAGATCCTGACATTCGCAGGCCACGCCCAGTCGCTCATTCGCAACAACGCGATGATCGCTCGTGCCCTCGGGTCGGCATGCAAGGATGCGCTGCTGGCCATGCGACCACATCCGGGCGAATCCCGGCAAGATCCGGGCAGACCCCCCACAAGTCGAGAGCTCAGTTCGTTTCAGAAATGGCTGGCCGGCTTTGGCATCGAGTTGGCCCATCTGGACTATTCGTACACCACCCTTGCGCGCGAAAAGGCAACCTTGTTCCGAGCCGCCGACCTCGTTATCGTTCCTGACCGCGTCTCCACGATCACGACGGAAGCGATGATCCTGGGCGTTCCAGTTATTCTTCTGGACAATCCCGGGATTGCGTTCACCCCCTTTTACGGGGAGGCTGACGGTGTATGTCTGGCTCGTAACGAGCAGGACCTTGAACTGGCGATCCGAAGCATTTTGAGAGACAGCGACTTCCGAACCTCGCTCGAGACACGCGCGGCACAAGCGTTGCCCGATCTCAATCACGGGGACGATGGCGCCGCGTCGACCCGGGTCGTGGACCTCATCGAACAACTCGCTGCATGA